Proteins encoded together in one uncultured Desulfosarcina sp. window:
- the ercA gene encoding alcohol dehydrogenase-like regulatory protein ErcA: MDPSTLLCLRKFLVPEIVYGPGALMLAGRHVANFGASKVLIVTDPGVIAAGWMEKVEASLEDAGIAYRVFSAVSPNPKDHEVMAGAEICRRQGCDLILAVGGGSPMDCAKGIGVVVGNPGDVVDFEGVDAVPSPGPPLIFIPTTAGSSADVSQFAIITDTERGGKIAIISKMVIPDIALVDPETTLTVPSDLTAATGMDALCHAFEAYVSTAASPLTDMAARQAVRLVADNLEGAYREPANMTFRENMMMASLMAGLAFSNASLGLVHAMAHSLGGAKDLNHGECNSLLLEKVVRFNFPAASDKYIQLAGDMGLRTNGQEPGETAAALVDRIASLRSSLGITQRLRDMGVALTELPQLAEFAFQDPCLATNPRQAQSDEIASIFQEIY; the protein is encoded by the coding sequence ATGGATCCGTCTACACTCTTGTGCTTGAGAAAATTCCTGGTGCCGGAAATCGTGTACGGCCCCGGTGCGTTAATGCTGGCCGGCCGTCATGTTGCGAATTTCGGTGCGTCAAAGGTATTGATCGTTACCGATCCGGGGGTGATTGCCGCCGGGTGGATGGAAAAGGTGGAAGCCAGCCTGGAAGATGCCGGCATCGCTTACCGGGTTTTCAGTGCGGTTTCTCCCAACCCCAAGGATCATGAGGTCATGGCGGGCGCGGAAATCTGCCGCCGCCAGGGCTGCGACCTGATTCTGGCCGTGGGTGGCGGCAGCCCCATGGACTGCGCCAAGGGGATCGGCGTCGTGGTGGGCAATCCGGGTGATGTGGTCGATTTCGAAGGTGTGGATGCCGTCCCCAGTCCGGGTCCGCCCCTGATCTTCATTCCCACGACAGCGGGGTCATCGGCCGATGTTTCCCAGTTCGCCATCATCACCGACACGGAACGGGGAGGCAAAATTGCGATCATCAGCAAAATGGTGATCCCCGATATCGCTCTGGTCGATCCCGAAACGACATTGACCGTGCCGTCGGATCTGACGGCCGCCACCGGCATGGACGCCCTGTGCCACGCTTTCGAGGCCTATGTATCTACGGCCGCTTCCCCGTTGACCGATATGGCCGCCAGGCAGGCTGTCCGGCTGGTCGCCGACAATCTGGAAGGAGCCTACCGGGAACCGGCCAACATGACTTTCAGGGAGAACATGATGATGGCCAGCCTCATGGCCGGTCTGGCCTTTTCCAATGCCAGCCTTGGGCTGGTCCATGCCATGGCCCACAGTCTGGGTGGGGCCAAAGATTTAAACCATGGAGAATGCAATTCTCTTTTATTGGAAAAAGTGGTGCGCTTCAATTTTCCAGCCGCATCCGATAAATACATTCAGCTTGCCGGAGATATGGGATTGAGAACAAACGGGCAGGAACCCGGGGAGACCGCCGCGGCGCTCGTGGACCGGATTGCTTCTTTGCGGAGCAGCTTGGGGATCACGCAGCGGCTGCGGGATATGGGTGT